In Lolium perenne isolate Kyuss_39 chromosome 5, Kyuss_2.0, whole genome shotgun sequence, the sequence GTGGTAACCAGGCCAAAAGACCTAGGTAGAGCTGACCTCATTAATCTAACCACCAGGTTAACAATACAAGGCAGGACCATATATATATTAGCAGAAAAGGTAGCATTGTGCAATAGCAACTACGTTCACAGTAAAATTCAGGAAATCGACTTGTTCAGCAGTGTATCTTCAAATTAATTCTCATTCTTTTCTTAACATTGTGACCGTGCAAGATGCAAACTGAGGTACGAAGGTGGCCTTAGAATTCAAAGCAAAGCAATTAAATAAGCAAGAAGATAAGAAAGAGCAGTGATCAAGATAAAGATGCTTACGGGTGCTTGAAGGATCATATTGCCATGCCTGGACTAGGTGGGAAGATCGCATGACGTAGTGGTTTGCTGGGTCAGGCATAACAAATTCACTGAATTCCACAACCTTCCTCCGCCGCAGGTCCACGGCAAAGATGCAGGATCCAAGGAAGAAGTAGAGCTTGTCGGGGTCTGCAGGGTGGAGGAGCGCAAGTGCAGGGATGCTCCATGGCAGCATGGTGTCAAGGTAGCTCTCCTCCACCCAGATGTCATGCAAGGGTACATTGCGCTCGGGATTCCATTTCCTAGCCTCGGTGAGCGCCCACGTGCTCACCAATGGCGCGTCCGGACTGCCGTGGATCTGCACGTACCTGAGCTTTCCACCGCTCACCATCACGCAGTGGTGAGCGCCCCAGTTGAGCGTATACGACTCTACGGGCAGCTGGTCGAGGACTGGCGGAAGCGGGACGTGTAGCAGCTCCGGTTTGTCGGTGAAGGGGTCGCAGGCGAGGAGGCGGCCGTATGAGAGATCCACCCACCAGAGCATCCCGCCGTAGGAGACGACGGCCTCTTCAGACCAATCCTGGTGCAGCGGGGGCGAgcagtcgagctccttcacgaccCACTTGTACTGCCCCACCGTGTAGCAGAGGAGCGCGGCCCGGCCGGTGCCGTCGGTGGCGGGCTTGAGCTCAGCGACAACGCAGCTGCCGCCCTTCACCATGAGGCCGACGCTGGCTCTGGCGCCGTAGAAGTCCACGGGGCGCTCGCTGAGGCGGGTGGCCTCGCCGGTGCGCGCGTGGCAGAGGTGGTAGGTGACCTCGGCATGAGGCTCCGTGGCGCAGAGGAGGAGCAGGCCGGAGGAGTCCGCGGCAGCGACGTAGGGGTAGCTGGAAAGGCAGGGCGGGGGCGAGATGCGGAGCGGCACGGTGAGGAGTGAGGCGAGCGGGGGCTCGTCGCAGGCGACGGAGACGTCGGCGCCAGGTGGGAAGGTGCGCTTCGCCTCCTTGTCCTTCAC encodes:
- the LOC127301788 gene encoding uncharacterized protein, whose translation is MALSLSPPPPPPPQDRWSILARIPKVVKDKEAKRTFPPGADVSVACDEPPLASLLTVPLRISPPPCLSSYPYVAAADSSGLLLLCATEPHAEVTYHLCHARTGEATRLSERPVDFYGARASVGLMVKGGSCVVAELKPATDGTGRAALLCYTVGQYKWVVKELDCSPPLHQDWSEEAVVSYGGMLWWVDLSYGRLLACDPFTDKPELLHVPLPPVLDQLPVESYTLNWGAHHCVMVSGGKLRYVQIHGSPDAPLVSTWALTEARKWNPERNVPLHDIWVEESYLDTMLPWSIPALALLHPADPDKLYFFLGSCIFAVDLRRRKVVEFSEFVMPDPANHYVMRSSHLVQAWQYDPSSTRCDSVLTCLRQEKEIAARSRAGRKIGNSLKRYRDNLIMQQQNDIKIYNPLYKETMDLARKKERRVGRRRRQAP